In Deferribacteraceae bacterium V6Fe1, one genomic interval encodes:
- the aroQ gene encoding type II 3-dehydroquinate dehydratase: MKRILVINGPNLNMLGQREPSVYGNTTYEELVSIIKNHCESKNIYVEVFQSNHEGDIIERIHKSKDFDALVINAGAYTHKSIAIRDALASVNIPFIEVHISNVYKREIFRHKSMLSDLAVGLITGLGIHGYLYAIDYFADNN, from the coding sequence ATGAAGAGGATACTTGTTATAAATGGACCGAATTTAAATATGCTCGGTCAGCGTGAACCATCGGTTTATGGCAATACTACGTACGAAGAACTTGTGTCGATTATAAAGAATCATTGTGAGAGTAAAAATATATATGTAGAGGTTTTTCAGTCTAACCATGAGGGTGATATTATTGAAAGGATTCATAAATCTAAAGATTTTGATGCATTAGTAATCAATGCGGGTGCCTATACACATAAGAGCATTGCCATAAGGGATGCACTTGCTTCGGTAAATATACCTTTTATAGAAGTGCACATTTCAAATGTTTACAAAAGAGAAATTTTCAGACATAAATCTATGTTGTCAGACTTGGCTGTAGGGCTAATAACAGGTCTTGGGATACATGGTTATCTTTATGCAATAGACTACTTTGCAGATAATAATTAA
- a CDS encoding roadblock/LC7 domain-containing protein → MFDKILKFIASSVKGVKVLAIFDRDGIIVSKLDNKERTAEEIAAEFSSVLKYIDKVTTFLITGKMEKMYIDCDTEGFYLHKINNYYYLVAVIDKTTILGKLKYVVTSLEPKFKKELDF, encoded by the coding sequence ATGTTTGACAAGATATTAAAGTTTATTGCTTCTTCAGTGAAAGGGGTAAAGGTTTTGGCTATATTTGACAGAGACGGAATAATAGTGAGCAAGCTGGACAATAAAGAAAGGACTGCCGAGGAGATAGCTGCGGAATTTTCTTCAGTTTTAAAATATATTGATAAGGTTACCACTTTCCTTATTACCGGGAAGATGGAAAAGATGTATATTGATTGTGACACAGAAGGTTTTTATTTGCATAAGATTAATAACTATTACTATCTTGTCGCTGTAATTGATAAAACAACTATTTTGGGAAAACTGAAATATGTTGTCACTTCACTGGAGCCAAAGTTTAAAAAGGAGCTGGACTTTTAA
- the aroB gene encoding 3-dehydroquinate synthase, translating to MKTVKVDLKKEIDNSYEILIGSDFIKGILADFDPNATFYVIDKNVFNLYPFLRELKNKYIFETSEKSKNINSVAEILNFLKNSNCLRDSKLVAVGGGIIGDVAGFAASIFMRGVDYYQVPTTLLSMVDSSVGGKTGVNLGDTKNLVGSFYQPKAVYIDMKFLNTLSFEEYKNGLAEVVKYAVMFDESFYNMLIENYAEVEQRGNILQDIILKCCQIKADVVKEDEKEKGKRMLLNFGHTFGHAIEVDSEHKIKHGFAVATGMYLETLFGQFMKQVDSGVTDKVKIILERYGFELNYKYLDEEKFIGAIAMDKKARQSGVVLALTQKVGSGMLLKGVKLNFIREFFVSLRS from the coding sequence ATGAAAACCGTAAAAGTTGATTTAAAAAAAGAGATAGATAACTCCTACGAAATTTTAATCGGCTCAGATTTTATTAAAGGTATTTTAGCTGATTTTGATCCTAATGCTACCTTTTACGTGATAGATAAAAACGTTTTTAATCTGTACCCTTTTCTGCGAGAGTTAAAAAATAAATATATATTTGAGACAAGTGAAAAAAGTAAGAATATTAATTCAGTTGCGGAAATATTAAACTTTCTTAAAAACAGTAACTGTCTTAGGGATTCTAAGTTGGTAGCCGTTGGAGGTGGAATAATAGGTGATGTGGCAGGGTTTGCTGCATCTATTTTTATGAGAGGGGTAGATTATTATCAGGTTCCTACTACCTTATTATCTATGGTTGACAGCAGTGTAGGTGGTAAGACCGGTGTCAACTTAGGGGATACCAAAAATTTGGTTGGTAGTTTTTATCAACCTAAAGCTGTTTATATTGATATGAAATTCTTAAATACACTAAGTTTTGAAGAGTATAAAAACGGTTTGGCGGAAGTTGTAAAGTATGCAGTTATGTTTGATGAATCGTTTTATAATATGCTTATTGAGAATTATGCAGAAGTAGAACAAAGAGGTAACATTCTGCAAGATATTATTTTAAAATGTTGCCAAATAAAGGCCGACGTGGTTAAAGAGGATGAAAAAGAGAAAGGGAAAAGAATGCTTCTTAATTTTGGTCACACATTTGGTCATGCAATAGAAGTGGATTCTGAACATAAGATTAAACATGGGTTTGCCGTTGCAACGGGTATGTATCTGGAAACACTTTTTGGCCAATTTATGAAGCAGGTTGATAGTGGCGTTACAGATAAAGTAAAAATAATTTTGGAAAGGTACGGTTTTGAACTAAATTATAAATACCTTGATGAAGAGAAGTTTATAGGCGCAATTGCCATGGATAAGAAAGCACGGCAGAGTGGTGTTGTACTTGCCTTGACACAAAAAGTTGGCTCTGGTATGCTTTTAAAAGGGGTAAAGTTGAATTTTATTAGGGAATTTTTTGTTTCCTTAAGGAGTTGA
- a CDS encoding shikimate kinase, producing MSYEKNIYLVGFMGTGKSTVGRALADKTGKIFKDLDDIIEERENKKIVDIFEEKGEEYFRRLESEVIEEVSKSKNYVVATGGGAVVNPTNFQKLKESGVLISLAASPEAIYERVKDSKDRPLLNVENPIEEIKRMMFERAYYYIKSDHIIETTDRSIEEIVEEILELI from the coding sequence ATGAGCTATGAGAAAAATATATACCTTGTTGGTTTTATGGGGACAGGTAAGAGTACTGTTGGCAGAGCGTTGGCAGATAAGACCGGGAAGATTTTTAAGGATTTGGATGATATTATAGAAGAGCGGGAAAATAAAAAGATAGTAGATATATTTGAAGAGAAAGGGGAAGAATATTTTAGAAGATTAGAGTCTGAAGTTATAGAAGAAGTCAGTAAAAGTAAAAATTATGTTGTTGCCACAGGTGGAGGCGCAGTTGTAAATCCTACAAATTTTCAAAAATTAAAAGAAAGTGGTGTGCTGATAAGCTTGGCAGCAAGTCCGGAAGCTATCTATGAAAGGGTGAAAGATTCAAAAGATAGGCCACTCCTTAATGTGGAAAATCCTATTGAAGAGATCAAAAGGATGATGTTTGAAAGAGCGTATTATTACATAAAATCTGACCACATTATCGAAACAACGGATAGAAGTATTGAGGAGATAGTTGAAGAGATTTTGGAGCTTATTTGA
- a CDS encoding XTP/dITP diphosphatase, with amino-acid sequence MLKILLATKNKHKVREISDILKSGATVVSAFEELNISDDIKEIGKTFEENACIKALYISKLTDDYVIADDSGLEVYALGGRPGVFSARFAGENATDEENNKKLLKELENIDDRKARYVCAIALAKKGKIIEVFTGELKGEIGVNPKGDNGFGYDPIFVLKNGKTAAEISPEEKNKISHRAKALKKMEKYFRDWGDRL; translated from the coding sequence ATGTTAAAAATCTTATTAGCTACCAAAAATAAACATAAAGTCAGGGAAATATCCGATATACTAAAAAGTGGAGCTACCGTTGTTTCCGCTTTTGAAGAGCTTAATATATCTGATGATATAAAAGAAATTGGTAAGACATTTGAAGAGAATGCATGTATTAAGGCGCTATATATATCAAAACTTACAGATGATTACGTGATTGCTGATGATTCAGGCTTGGAAGTGTATGCACTGGGAGGACGTCCCGGGGTTTTCTCAGCAAGGTTTGCCGGTGAAAATGCTACCGATGAGGAGAATAACAAAAAGCTTCTAAAAGAGCTTGAGAATATAGACGACAGAAAGGCTCGCTATGTATGTGCTATTGCTTTAGCAAAAAAAGGCAAAATTATTGAAGTTTTTACTGGAGAGCTGAAGGGTGAGATAGGAGTTAATCCTAAAGGGGATAATGGCTTTGGCTATGACCCTATTTTTGTCCTTAAAAATGGTAAAACAGCCGCTGAAATATCTCCTGAAGAAAAGAATAAAATTAGCCACAGGGCAAAGGCATTAAAGAAAATGGAAAAATATTTTAGAGATTGGGGTGATAGATTATGA
- the rph gene encoding ribonuclease PH, whose product MRKDGRNFDQMREIRIIKDYIIYPEGSVLIEYGNTKVICNVTVSEGVPPFLKGSGSGWVTAEYQMLPRSTHQRSSREAVKGKLGGRTQEISRLIGRSLRAAVDMSKLGERTLVIDCDVIQADGGTRTASISGAYVALNLAINKLLKEGALEESPIVNQVCAVSVGILNDEVILDLDYDEDSNAETDLNIVATADGRIIEIQGTAEKEPFDLGKLNKMVEMGLKGIKFIGEVQNKALGIEC is encoded by the coding sequence ATGAGGAAAGATGGTAGAAATTTTGATCAGATGAGAGAGATTAGAATTATTAAGGACTATATAATATATCCTGAAGGGTCAGTATTGATAGAATATGGTAATACAAAGGTAATCTGTAATGTAACTGTTTCTGAAGGTGTGCCACCATTTTTGAAAGGCTCTGGCTCAGGGTGGGTAACAGCTGAATATCAAATGCTTCCACGCTCGACCCATCAGAGAAGTTCAAGAGAGGCTGTAAAGGGCAAATTGGGTGGTAGGACACAGGAAATCTCAAGGCTTATTGGTAGAAGTCTTAGAGCAGCTGTGGATATGTCAAAGCTTGGTGAAAGGACTTTGGTAATAGATTGTGATGTAATTCAAGCTGATGGCGGCACGAGGACTGCATCCATTAGTGGCGCGTATGTGGCTTTGAATCTCGCAATCAATAAGCTTTTAAAAGAGGGTGCGTTGGAAGAGAGTCCGATTGTAAATCAGGTATGTGCGGTAAGTGTTGGTATTTTAAATGATGAAGTCATACTTGACCTTGATTATGATGAGGACTCAAATGCTGAGACTGATCTTAATATAGTGGCAACAGCTGACGGAAGAATTATTGAAATTCAAGGCACAGCTGAAAAGGAGCCTTTTGATCTTGGAAAACTTAACAAAATGGTTGAAATGGGGCTAAAGGGGATAAAGTTTATTGGTGAGGTTCAAAATAAAGCTTTGGGAATAGAATGTTAA
- a CDS encoding threonine synthase, which translates to MYALECYGCGTTYDINDKRWKCDCGSFLNIKSEIRFDLALIDKKISGLWRYRRFIPIFKDETVVTFGEGFTPIVQDEIYGRKVYFKMDYLFPSGSYKDRGSTVLLSKIKELGIDSVVEDSSGNAGASVAMYSAKAKVKADIYVPESTSKGKLVQVESFGANLVLVKGDREATTNAVMSAANEKYYASHVWNPFFFEGTKTFIYEIFEQLGNKLPENIVMPVGNGTLLIGAYIACKELLASGYIDKFPRFYCVQSENCAPVLEALDGNCREYGETIAEGIAIKKPLRLKQMAEIITETSGSVVIVSDSDVKSALKEIMKKGYFIEPTSASVIAALKDIDVGQSTVIELTGVGLKASEKIGEIIKKH; encoded by the coding sequence ATGTATGCTTTAGAGTGCTATGGTTGTGGCACAACTTATGATATCAACGATAAAAGATGGAAATGTGATTGTGGCAGTTTTCTAAATATTAAATCTGAGATAAGGTTTGACCTTGCCCTAATAGATAAAAAAATAAGTGGACTTTGGCGTTACAGAAGATTTATCCCTATATTTAAAGATGAGACTGTCGTAACATTTGGGGAAGGGTTTACTCCGATTGTTCAGGATGAAATATACGGGAGGAAAGTTTATTTCAAAATGGACTATCTGTTTCCGTCAGGTTCTTACAAGGACAGAGGCTCAACCGTTTTGCTAAGCAAGATAAAGGAACTTGGTATTGATAGTGTGGTCGAGGATTCTTCCGGCAATGCAGGGGCATCTGTGGCAATGTATTCCGCTAAAGCTAAAGTAAAGGCTGATATATATGTGCCGGAATCCACATCAAAAGGTAAGCTTGTGCAAGTAGAGTCATTTGGCGCAAATCTTGTTTTGGTTAAAGGGGACAGAGAGGCGACTACCAATGCCGTTATGTCTGCTGCAAATGAAAAATACTATGCAAGTCACGTCTGGAACCCTTTTTTCTTTGAAGGCACTAAGACTTTTATATACGAGATATTTGAACAATTAGGAAATAAATTGCCTGAAAATATTGTCATGCCCGTTGGCAACGGGACACTTTTGATAGGTGCTTATATCGCATGTAAAGAGCTTTTGGCAAGTGGTTACATCGACAAATTTCCAAGATTTTATTGTGTGCAATCTGAAAATTGTGCACCTGTTTTAGAGGCACTTGACGGTAATTGCCGTGAATATGGCGAAACTATTGCTGAGGGGATTGCTATCAAAAAACCTCTCAGACTAAAACAGATGGCCGAGATAATAACTGAAACGAGTGGGTCTGTCGTTATTGTTTCCGATAGTGATGTTAAGTCAGCTTTAAAAGAAATTATGAAAAAAGGTTATTTTATTGAGCCTACTTCTGCTTCGGTAATCGCTGCCTTAAAGGATATTGATGTAGGTCAGTCAACGGTTATAGAGCTTACAGGGGTAGGGTTAAAGGCGTCTGAGAAGATTGGGGAAATAATAAAGAAGCATTGA
- a CDS encoding aspartate/glutamate racemase family protein, whose product MKRLGIIGGMGPEATSDLFLKIIKNTPAKKDQEHIPIVIDNFPQIPDRTAFLRGVGESPLPYLLESVRRLEKCNVDYLCMPCNTAHYFLDELKKATEIPFVSIVESTLESLVKANKSYKKIGLMATDGTFIGRIYHRVFEKEGVNIVNFKASIQQMVMESIYTLKCGNKEEAVKIFRKAFSMIIDEEYDCLIAGCTEIPILLPYIEKSSIDIYDATELLALKAVELCYRG is encoded by the coding sequence ATGAAAAGACTTGGTATTATAGGTGGTATGGGTCCGGAGGCAACTTCGGACCTCTTTTTAAAAATCATAAAAAATACTCCGGCTAAAAAAGATCAGGAACATATCCCTATTGTTATCGACAATTTCCCTCAAATTCCCGATAGGACAGCTTTTTTGAGAGGGGTAGGAGAATCACCTTTGCCGTATTTATTGGAATCGGTCAGAAGGCTTGAAAAATGCAATGTAGATTATTTATGTATGCCTTGCAATACGGCACATTACTTTTTGGATGAATTGAAGAAAGCAACAGAAATACCTTTTGTCAGTATAGTCGAAAGTACTTTGGAGTCTTTGGTAAAAGCAAATAAATCTTATAAAAAGATCGGTCTGATGGCAACTGATGGCACATTTATTGGCAGAATTTACCATAGAGTTTTTGAAAAAGAAGGGGTAAATATTGTTAATTTTAAGGCTTCAATACAACAAATGGTTATGGAGTCAATATATACACTAAAGTGCGGTAACAAAGAGGAAGCAGTTAAAATATTTAGAAAGGCTTTCTCAATGATAATTGATGAAGAGTATGATTGTTTGATTGCAGGGTGTACCGAAATTCCTATTTTATTGCCTTATATAGAAAAATCAAGTATTGACATATATGATGCAACGGAACTACTTGCTCTCAAAGCGGTTGAGCTTTGTTATAGGGGTTAG
- a CDS encoding dicarboxylate/amino acid:cation symporter has product MYLSSNLLLRILIGLILGAICGLVFADKLMWVKPFGDLFVRLLKMIVLPVVITSLVVGAASIHPSKLGKVGIKVLVIYLITSGFAVAIGLFFGNLFKPGKGVDLASIGTGVAKQVKAPSLVDTLLNIVPTNPFKAIANGDILPVIFFSMLVGIGLAYLRDSEDSRIKNAAETVFNFFDGSAEVIYKMVRWILEYAPIGVFALIYVVFAKQGAKAFGPLLSVTATVYVALIVHLIIVYGIILKIGRFPFVKFFSKSKEAIITAFVTRSSSGTLPVTMDVAKNQLGISKGIYSFTLPLGATINMDGTAIYQGVCVMFVAFATGMDLTLPQQVTVIVTAVLASIGTAGVPGAGAIMLLMVLNSVGFDLSSSGSPVALAYAMILGVDALLDMGRTALNVAGDLTCTASVAKLENEVDMQVLES; this is encoded by the coding sequence ATGTACCTGAGCTCAAACTTGCTTTTAAGAATTTTGATCGGTTTGATTTTAGGTGCAATTTGTGGTCTTGTTTTTGCTGACAAGTTGATGTGGGTTAAACCATTTGGTGACCTTTTTGTCAGACTTTTAAAAATGATAGTTTTACCTGTCGTTATTACTTCATTGGTTGTTGGTGCTGCAAGTATTCACCCTTCAAAACTTGGTAAAGTTGGTATTAAGGTGTTGGTAATTTATTTAATTACTTCAGGCTTTGCTGTTGCTATAGGTCTTTTCTTTGGAAATTTGTTCAAGCCTGGTAAAGGGGTAGACCTTGCATCAATCGGCACAGGAGTGGCTAAGCAGGTTAAAGCGCCAAGCCTTGTTGATACGCTACTTAATATAGTTCCAACAAACCCTTTTAAAGCGATTGCCAATGGTGATATATTGCCGGTAATTTTCTTTTCTATGCTTGTGGGGATTGGTCTTGCATATCTTAGAGATAGTGAAGATAGTAGAATAAAAAATGCAGCCGAAACAGTTTTCAATTTTTTTGACGGAAGTGCTGAAGTTATTTATAAAATGGTTAGGTGGATACTCGAATATGCTCCAATAGGTGTTTTTGCACTTATTTATGTCGTGTTTGCAAAGCAAGGAGCTAAGGCTTTTGGACCGCTATTGTCAGTTACTGCTACTGTTTATGTGGCACTAATTGTTCACCTTATAATAGTGTATGGAATAATACTTAAAATCGGAAGATTTCCATTTGTAAAATTCTTTTCAAAGTCTAAAGAGGCAATCATCACTGCTTTTGTTACAAGAAGTAGTAGTGGTACATTGCCTGTTACGATGGATGTTGCTAAAAATCAGCTTGGTATTTCTAAAGGTATATATTCTTTTACCCTTCCTTTGGGTGCGACAATCAATATGGACGGTACTGCGATTTATCAGGGTGTGTGTGTAATGTTTGTAGCCTTTGCTACTGGAATGGATTTGACCCTTCCTCAGCAGGTGACAGTAATAGTTACTGCCGTGCTTGCATCAATCGGTACCGCGGGTGTCCCCGGAGCAGGTGCGATTATGCTTCTTATGGTGTTAAATTCCGTTGGGTTTGACCTTTCTTCGTCAGGTAGCCCTGTAGCTCTTGCTTATGCTATGATATTAGGTGTAGATGCTCTTCTTGATATGGGAAGGACTGCTCTTAACGTGGCAGGGGATTTGACTTGTACAGCATCAGTTGCCAAATTGGAAAATGAAGTAGATATGCAGGTTTTAGAAAGTTAA